A window of the Fuscovulum sp. genome harbors these coding sequences:
- the uxuA gene encoding mannonate dehydratase encodes MIESWRWFGPYDKITLPEIAQTGASGIVTALHEIPYGEVWPTDLIATRKAEIEAAGFEWVVVESLPLHERIKHGEGDLSQLFANYRQSMANLAANGIRTICYNFMPLIDWTRTDLAAPVARGGTCLRFSAPKMAAFEIHMLGRHAAEDDYSEQVRKDGAVWFQRSSEADREILLHSIMSGLPGAYDRYDIAGLKSALQGYDGISRSDLRANYRRFLEEVIPTAEELGMRLCVHPDDPPRDLLGLPRIVSDVEGIAFALNAVPARANGLTLCAGSLGANPANDVPAIARQFADRIHFAHLRNVRKDPDGSFEEAAHLEGDTDMVALIDALLTEERRRIAEGREDAVFPYRPDHGHELLTDIGRGTHPGYSLIGRMRGLAELRGVATALARPNQAGR; translated from the coding sequence ATGATCGAAAGCTGGCGCTGGTTTGGGCCATACGACAAGATCACCCTGCCCGAGATTGCCCAGACCGGGGCCAGCGGCATCGTCACAGCCCTGCACGAGATCCCTTATGGCGAGGTCTGGCCCACCGACCTGATCGCCACGCGCAAGGCTGAGATCGAAGCGGCGGGCTTTGAATGGGTCGTTGTCGAAAGTCTGCCGCTACATGAACGCATCAAGCACGGTGAAGGCGACCTGAGCCAGCTGTTCGCCAACTATCGACAAAGCATGGCAAACCTTGCGGCGAATGGCATCCGGACGATCTGCTATAACTTCATGCCGCTGATCGACTGGACCCGCACCGACCTTGCCGCGCCTGTCGCGCGCGGCGGAACCTGTCTGCGCTTTTCTGCCCCGAAGATGGCGGCGTTTGAAATCCACATGCTGGGGCGTCATGCGGCTGAAGACGATTACTCGGAACAGGTCCGCAAGGATGGCGCGGTCTGGTTCCAGCGCTCCTCTGAAGCGGATCGGGAGATTCTTCTTCACTCCATCATGTCCGGTTTGCCGGGCGCCTATGACCGCTATGACATTGCAGGATTGAAGTCGGCCTTGCAGGGCTATGACGGCATCAGTCGCAGTGACCTGCGCGCGAACTATCGCCGCTTCCTTGAAGAGGTGATCCCGACGGCCGAAGAGCTTGGCATGCGGCTTTGCGTCCATCCGGACGACCCGCCGCGTGATCTTTTGGGTTTGCCGCGCATCGTGTCCGATGTTGAGGGTATTGCCTTTGCGCTGAACGCGGTGCCGGCTCGCGCAAATGGGCTTACGCTCTGCGCCGGGTCTTTAGGCGCGAACCCGGCCAATGACGTGCCTGCCATCGCCCGGCAGTTTGCCGATCGCATCCACTTTGCCCATCTGCGGAACGTCCGCAAAGATCCCGATGGCAGCTTTGAAGAGGCGGCGCATCTTGAGGGCGACACGGACATGGTTGCCCTGATTGACGCATTGCTGACCGAAGAACGCCGCCGCATCGCAGAGGGACGCGAGGACGCGGTTTTTCCCTATCGTCCTGACCATGGGCACGAACTTCTGACGGATATCGGCCGCGGCACCCATCCCGGCTATTCCCTTATCGGCCGTATGCGGGGCCTTGCCGAATTGCGCGGCGTGGCCACGGCACTCGCCCGGCCAAACCAAGCGGGCAGATAG
- a CDS encoding Maf family protein: protein MKLILGSGSPRRKELLAQIGVVPDAILPPDINEDPARGELPRPYAARLAREKAAAVTAGPEDIVLCADTTVALGRRILGKPADAGEAAAFLLALGGRRHEVITAVAVRRGDRYWTRESVSAVKMKRLSDAELNAYLAGGEWEGKAGGYAIQGAAGAFIPWISGSFTGIVGLPLAETAALLAAAGYPVWRQG from the coding sequence GTGAAGCTGATCCTCGGATCGGGCAGCCCGCGCCGGAAGGAACTTCTGGCGCAGATCGGCGTCGTGCCCGATGCCATCCTTCCCCCCGACATCAACGAAGACCCGGCACGGGGCGAATTGCCCCGCCCCTATGCGGCACGGCTGGCGCGCGAAAAGGCGGCGGCGGTGACGGCGGGGCCAGAGGACATCGTCCTCTGCGCCGATACCACCGTGGCCTTGGGCCGCCGCATCCTCGGCAAGCCTGCCGATGCAGGCGAAGCAGCGGCCTTCCTGCTGGCACTCGGTGGGCGGCGGCATGAGGTTATCACCGCTGTGGCCGTGCGCCGGGGCGACCGGTACTGGACTCGCGAAAGCGTAAGCGCGGTCAAGATGAAGCGGCTCTCGGATGCAGAGCTGAACGCCTATCTGGCGGGCGGCGAATGGGAAGGCAAGGCCGGCGGCTATGCCATCCAGGGCGCGGCGGGGGCCTTCATCCCGTGGATTTCAGGCAGTTTCACCGGCATTGTCGGCCTGCCACTGGCGGAGACGGCGGCGCTTCTGGCGGCTGCGGGTTATCCGGTATGGAGGCAGGGATGA
- the infA gene encoding translation initiation factor IF-1, whose protein sequence is MAKEDILEFPGVVKELLPNATFRVELDNGHELIAVMAGKMRKNRIRVLAGDKVQVEMTPYDLSKGRINYRFK, encoded by the coding sequence ATGGCCAAGGAAGATATCCTCGAATTCCCGGGTGTCGTGAAGGAACTCCTGCCGAACGCGACATTCAGGGTCGAGCTGGATAACGGCCATGAACTGATCGCCGTGATGGCAGGAAAAATGCGCAAGAACCGGATCCGCGTTCTGGCGGGCGACAAGGTTCAGGTGGAAATGACGCCTTACGACCTGTCGAAAGGCCGCATCAACTATCGCTTCAAGTGA
- a CDS encoding M10 family metallopeptidase C-terminal domain-containing protein yields the protein MCFAAVIETGCGFSNPTITVLATVLETGDAPNTVPAVPTTTMSVGDEFLGSLTPGDRDLVAVTLVAGQVYQIDLSGSGASPVADTFLRVLDASGNVVALNDDAVGLNSRVTFSPSVSGTFFLSAGSYNDGFAGTYRMAITEIAAPPLPPNGTLDQLANFLTDGYWEWRGSGRQSFDTSASNVITYNITGLTAEGRQLALWAMEAWAMVANLQFQAASSGQADLTFDDARPGAFASNSVTGTTITSAQINVSTDWLARYGTSYDSYSYQTYVHEIGHALGLGHQGAYNGAAIYRFDTDFRNDSWSMSIMSYFNQDQNTNDPGSYAALMTAMPADIVAIQNLYGAARGGATAGNTVWGEGTTLTNALGQFFNDIFEGVRGMSDLAFTIWDEGGIDTIRMRGDTTNQNVTLVATGRSDVMGGIGNMTIARGVVIENFEAGSGNDRVVGNTAANILSGNNGNDRLFGAAGNDTLTGGFGRDQLFGGDNNDRLLGDGGADVLSGGAGNDVLFGGTANDTLDGGLGNDRLTGGNGADSFIYVAGRDTVAAFEDNIDTLRIEADLLGAGAGWADLRRLGRERADHVLFDFGDGDLLIVMGVNRLDLLQDDFLLV from the coding sequence ATGTGCTTTGCAGCCGTGATCGAAACAGGCTGTGGTTTTTCGAACCCGACAATCACCGTATTGGCCACGGTCCTAGAAACCGGCGATGCCCCGAATACCGTGCCGGCCGTACCGACAACGACCATGTCGGTCGGCGATGAGTTTCTGGGCAGCCTGACCCCGGGCGACAGGGATCTTGTCGCGGTGACGCTGGTAGCCGGGCAGGTCTATCAGATCGATCTTTCCGGTAGCGGGGCCTCTCCGGTTGCAGATACTTTCCTGCGCGTGCTGGATGCGTCCGGCAATGTGGTGGCCCTCAACGACGATGCCGTGGGTCTAAACTCGCGGGTGACCTTTTCGCCATCCGTCAGCGGAACCTTTTTCCTGTCCGCCGGAAGCTACAACGACGGCTTTGCCGGCACATACCGCATGGCGATCACAGAGATTGCGGCACCCCCCCTGCCCCCAAACGGGACGCTGGATCAATTGGCGAATTTCCTGACCGATGGCTACTGGGAGTGGCGCGGTTCAGGCCGTCAGAGCTTTGATACCTCTGCCTCCAACGTGATTACCTATAACATCACGGGCCTTACGGCAGAAGGCCGTCAACTGGCGCTTTGGGCCATGGAAGCCTGGGCAATGGTGGCCAATCTGCAGTTTCAGGCCGCGTCATCGGGTCAGGCGGACCTCACCTTCGACGATGCCCGTCCAGGCGCCTTTGCCAGCAATTCTGTAACCGGTACCACCATCACCAGCGCCCAGATCAATGTCAGTACCGACTGGCTGGCGCGCTACGGCACAAGCTATGACAGCTACAGCTATCAGACCTATGTGCATGAAATCGGTCATGCCCTCGGCTTGGGCCACCAGGGGGCCTATAACGGCGCGGCGATCTACCGCTTTGACACGGATTTCCGCAATGACAGCTGGTCCATGTCGATCATGTCCTATTTCAATCAGGATCAGAACACGAACGACCCGGGCAGCTATGCAGCACTGATGACAGCGATGCCCGCGGATATCGTCGCGATCCAAAACCTCTATGGCGCAGCACGCGGCGGGGCAACGGCGGGCAACACCGTCTGGGGCGAAGGCACCACGCTGACCAACGCGCTGGGCCAGTTCTTCAACGACATCTTCGAAGGCGTTCGCGGCATGTCCGATCTGGCCTTTACCATCTGGGATGAAGGCGGGATCGACACGATCCGGATGCGCGGTGACACGACAAATCAGAACGTCACGCTGGTGGCCACCGGTCGGTCTGATGTCATGGGCGGCATCGGCAACATGACCATCGCCCGCGGCGTGGTGATCGAGAATTTCGAAGCCGGCTCCGGCAATGACCGGGTGGTCGGCAACACCGCCGCAAACATCCTGTCCGGCAACAACGGCAATGACCGGTTGTTCGGTGCGGCGGGCAATGACACGCTGACCGGCGGATTTGGGCGCGACCAGCTTTTTGGCGGCGACAACAACGACCGCCTGCTCGGCGATGGCGGTGCGGACGTCCTCAGTGGCGGGGCCGGGAATGACGTGCTGTTCGGCGGCACCGCCAATGACACGCTCGATGGCGGGCTGGGCAATGACCGGCTCACCGGCGGGAACGGCGCCGACAGCTTCATCTACGTCGCCGGGCGCGACACAGTCGCCGCCTTCGAAGACAACATCGACACCCTGCGCATCGAGGCCGATCTTCTGGGGGCCGGGGCAGGATGGGCAGACCTGCGCAGGCTGGGGCGCGAGCGTGCGGATCATGTACTGTTCGACTTCGGCGATGGGGACTTGCTGATCGTCATGGGCGTGAACCGCCTCGACCTCTTGCAGGATGACTTCCTTCTTGTCTGA
- the yacG gene encoding DNA gyrase inhibitor YacG, translated as MTCPICNKETDAKYRPFCSRRCADVDLGRWLTGSYAIPAEPMEDGDLPDSDTPPERPN; from the coding sequence ATGACCTGCCCGATCTGCAACAAGGAAACCGATGCGAAATACCGCCCCTTCTGCTCGCGCCGCTGTGCAGATGTGGACCTTGGCCGCTGGCTGACCGGCAGCTACGCCATCCCGGCCGAGCCGATGGAAGACGGTGACCTGCCCGACTCCGACACCCCGCCCGAACGCCCGAACTAA
- the ybgC gene encoding tol-pal system-associated acyl-CoA thioesterase: MDSKDFDLRVYYEDTDLAGIVYYANYLRFIERARTEWVRGLGVDQGALKRDEGIVFAVRRVEADYLKPARFDDLLTVKTRLLELGGARIELEQEVLRAGERLFAARVVLVCMSEAGGAVRIPPVVRAKLSPPRH, from the coding sequence ATGGACAGCAAAGATTTCGACCTGCGCGTTTACTATGAGGACACCGACCTTGCCGGGATCGTCTATTACGCGAATTACCTGCGGTTCATCGAACGGGCGCGGACGGAATGGGTGCGCGGGCTGGGTGTGGATCAGGGGGCGTTGAAGCGGGATGAGGGCATCGTCTTTGCCGTGCGGCGGGTGGAGGCGGATTATCTGAAGCCTGCGCGGTTCGACGATCTGCTGACGGTCAAGACGCGTCTGCTGGAACTGGGCGGCGCGCGGATCGAGCTGGAGCAAGAGGTGTTGCGCGCAGGCGAGCGGCTGTTTGCAGCGCGGGTGGTGCTGGTCTGCATGTCCGAGGCGGGCGGGGCGGTACGCATTCCGCCTGTGGTGCGGGCAAAACTGTCGCCGCCGCGGCATTGA
- a CDS encoding carbon-nitrogen hydrolase family protein gives MKIAAAAYPLDFHADFAGYEAKLTRWVADAAALGADLLVFPEYGAMELASLGGAEVAADLERALVEVARWRDAVDALHLRLAAEHGVHILGASGPVFPSNGARPVNRATLYAPGGVAGHQDKQIMTRFERETWFVEPGHGLPVFDTALGRIGILICYDSEFPLLARRLAEAGAEVILVPSCTDTLAGFTRVRVGAMARALENQCITVHSPTVGLAAWCPAVDENVGAAAIYGPPDRSFPPTGIFTETALNTPGWAVAEVDLAAVHEVRRNGGVLNHLHWDEQKDRLARA, from the coding sequence ATGAAAATAGCCGCCGCCGCCTATCCGCTCGACTTCCACGCAGACTTTGCCGGCTATGAGGCAAAGCTGACGCGCTGGGTGGCGGATGCCGCAGCTCTGGGGGCCGATCTTCTTGTGTTCCCGGAATACGGGGCCATGGAACTGGCCTCACTGGGTGGGGCCGAGGTCGCCGCCGATCTGGAGCGCGCGCTGGTCGAGGTCGCCCGGTGGCGCGACGCGGTGGATGCGCTGCATCTGCGGCTGGCGGCGGAACATGGGGTGCATATCCTCGGCGCCTCAGGCCCCGTCTTCCCGTCCAACGGCGCGCGCCCGGTGAACCGCGCAACGCTTTATGCGCCGGGTGGGGTTGCCGGCCATCAAGACAAGCAGATCATGACCCGGTTCGAGCGTGAGACATGGTTCGTAGAACCCGGCCATGGGCTGCCGGTGTTCGACACCGCCCTTGGCCGCATCGGCATTCTGATCTGTTACGACAGCGAATTTCCCCTGCTGGCGCGGCGTCTGGCCGAAGCCGGGGCCGAGGTGATCCTCGTGCCCTCCTGCACCGATACGCTGGCAGGCTTTACCCGCGTGCGGGTGGGTGCCATGGCTCGCGCACTGGAAAACCAGTGCATCACCGTCCATTCCCCCACTGTAGGATTGGCCGCCTGGTGCCCGGCGGTGGATGAAAACGTGGGCGCAGCCGCCATCTACGGCCCGCCCGACCGGAGCTTCCCGCCCACCGGCATCTTCACCGAAACCGCGCTGAACACCCCCGGCTGGGCCGTGGCAGAGGTTGACCTCGCCGCCGTGCATGAAGTGCGCCGCAACGGCGGTGTGCTGAACCACCTGCATTGGGACGAACAGAAGGATCGCCTCGCCCGGGCTTGA
- a CDS encoding ribonuclease E/G: MKGRVVCLDQVDGRDAAALIVDGQLEDLLIDPPEDVVLPGAIYRAVADRPMKGQGGMFVKLPEGTGFLRQVSGLAPGQRIIVQVSGPTEPGKAVPVTTRLLFKSRWAIITPGAPGINISRRIRDEDTRAGLQQLAEDAMAGAAADHGLILRSAAEGEDEAAVAEDILAMKDMAAAVVADLSGGPELLVDGPGAHEAAWRDWAEPAPDEVVEGGFDDHGVWEMITALQSPRIDLPGGGHMMVEPTRALVAVDVNTGADTSPAAALKANVAATRDLPRQLRLRGLGGQVVVDFAPVPKKDRGTLDQVMKAAFRAEGAETHLAGWTALGLYEMTRKRDRLPLAELLHGVVP, translated from the coding sequence ATGAAAGGGCGTGTGGTCTGTCTGGATCAGGTGGATGGCCGCGACGCGGCCGCGCTGATCGTCGACGGGCAGTTGGAAGACCTGCTGATCGACCCGCCCGAGGACGTGGTCCTGCCCGGCGCGATCTACCGTGCTGTGGCCGACCGCCCGATGAAGGGCCAGGGCGGCATGTTCGTCAAACTGCCTGAAGGCACCGGCTTCCTGCGGCAGGTCTCCGGTCTCGCACCCGGGCAACGGATCATCGTGCAGGTCTCCGGGCCGACCGAACCCGGCAAGGCCGTGCCGGTCACCACGCGGCTCCTGTTCAAATCCCGCTGGGCCATCATCACGCCGGGGGCGCCGGGCATCAACATCTCGCGCCGCATCCGCGACGAAGACACCCGCGCCGGGTTGCAACAACTCGCCGAAGACGCGATGGCAGGCGCGGCAGCGGATCACGGGCTTATCCTGCGCTCTGCTGCCGAAGGCGAGGATGAGGCGGCGGTGGCCGAAGACATCCTCGCGATGAAGGACATGGCCGCTGCCGTGGTGGCCGATCTGTCGGGCGGGCCGGAACTGCTGGTGGACGGCCCGGGCGCGCATGAGGCGGCCTGGCGCGACTGGGCCGAACCTGCGCCGGATGAGGTGGTCGAAGGCGGGTTTGATGATCACGGCGTCTGGGAAATGATCACCGCGCTGCAATCGCCGCGCATCGATCTGCCGGGTGGCGGACATATGATGGTGGAACCCACCCGCGCGCTGGTCGCGGTGGATGTGAATACGGGGGCGGACACATCGCCCGCCGCCGCGCTCAAGGCCAATGTGGCCGCCACGCGCGACCTGCCGCGCCAGTTGCGCCTGCGCGGGCTTGGCGGGCAGGTGGTCGTCGATTTCGCGCCAGTCCCGAAAAAGGACCGCGGCACGCTGGATCAGGTGATGAAAGCCGCCTTCCGCGCCGAAGGGGCCGAGACGCATCTCGCTGGCTGGACAGCACTCGGCCTCTACGAGATGACGCGCAAGCGCGACCGCCTCCCGCTTGCGGAATTGCTACACGGCGTGGTGCCATGA
- a CDS encoding cell envelope biogenesis protein TolA — translation MEKGQIISGIAHGGVILWVILGDWLFRAPTLPEIEVAEVSLMSSAEFDAMMAAAPPAAEPAAEPAPEPAPEEPAPEEPAIQPPEPVQPQEPPPPAEDPPPVAPPEEPLPEDLPTEAVPQLIETPDPVAPIADVEQPIPVPLSDARPRPRPLDRVAATPVESVDAPEVAEQVIEEVSDVPSEEAVIVEEQQEAAAPEEATTQIVTEAVETEEDAPQLEMTASLRPRSRPERVQPSEEPVEDAAATAETPEETPEEPAPDTATEDAVAAALAEALAEEAAAEEAAAEAAAAAASDLPAGPPMTAGEMDALRVAVQACWNVGALSMEALRTTVTVAVSVGQDGVPDAGSIAMIASNGESDTATQQAFEAARRAIIRCGARGFPLPPEKYDQWQNMELVFDPNGMRMR, via the coding sequence ATGGAAAAGGGTCAGATCATTTCGGGCATCGCGCATGGCGGCGTGATCCTCTGGGTTATCCTGGGGGATTGGCTGTTCCGTGCGCCGACGCTGCCTGAGATTGAGGTGGCCGAAGTGTCGCTGATGTCGAGCGCCGAGTTCGATGCGATGATGGCGGCGGCACCTCCGGCAGCGGAACCCGCTGCGGAACCCGCACCCGAGCCTGCGCCTGAGGAACCTGCACCCGAAGAACCGGCGATCCAGCCGCCCGAACCGGTGCAGCCGCAAGAGCCGCCACCGCCTGCCGAGGACCCGCCGCCGGTGGCCCCGCCCGAGGAACCGCTGCCGGAGGATCTGCCCACCGAGGCGGTGCCGCAGCTGATCGAGACGCCCGATCCGGTAGCCCCGATTGCGGATGTGGAACAGCCGATTCCGGTGCCGCTGTCGGATGCGCGCCCGCGCCCGCGCCCGCTGGACCGGGTGGCGGCGACGCCGGTAGAAAGCGTGGACGCGCCCGAAGTGGCCGAGCAGGTGATCGAAGAGGTCAGCGACGTGCCGTCTGAGGAGGCGGTCATCGTCGAGGAACAGCAAGAGGCTGCCGCGCCCGAGGAAGCCACGACACAGATCGTGACCGAAGCGGTGGAAACCGAGGAAGACGCGCCGCAGCTTGAAATGACCGCCTCCCTGCGGCCCCGGTCGCGGCCCGAGCGGGTGCAGCCCAGCGAGGAACCGGTCGAGGACGCGGCAGCAACCGCCGAGACGCCCGAGGAAACCCCCGAAGAACCCGCGCCGGACACGGCCACCGAAGATGCCGTTGCAGCCGCGCTGGCCGAGGCTTTGGCAGAGGAAGCCGCCGCCGAGGAGGCCGCCGCCGAAGCAGCAGCCGCTGCCGCAAGCGACCTGCCCGCCGGTCCGCCCATGACGGCCGGTGAGATGGATGCCTTGCGGGTGGCGGTGCAGGCCTGCTGGAACGTCGGGGCGCTGTCGATGGAGGCGCTGCGGACCACGGTCACGGTTGCGGTATCGGTGGGCCAGGATGGCGTGCCGGATGCCGGGTCGATTGCCATGATCGCATCGAACGGCGAATCCGATACAGCCACGCAGCAGGCGTTCGAGGCTGCGCGGCGCGCGATCATCCGCTGCGGCGCGCGCGGGTTCCCGCTGCCGCCTGAGAAATATGACCAGTGGCAGAACATGGAACTGGTATTTGATCCGAACGGGATGCGGATGAGATGA
- a CDS encoding mannitol dehydrogenase family protein has translation MEAGLPADLFRTRPAPRTGIVHLGLGAFFRAHGAVYVQDAMARSGGDWGILGVSLKRPDIRDALEPQDGLYHALELGPEGQTVQTVTSVTGVLVAPEDPIAVLDAMADPAVRIVSLTVTEKGYCHEPATGRLNLDHPDIAYDLTHALPRSAIGFLVRALDLRRELGIRPFSVLTCDNLPSNGALLRGLALDFARNIDPSLAEWIETECRFPSTMVDRIVPATTPDTIATVARLTGKADAAPVQHEPFRQWVIEDDFVDNQRPDLAAVGVELVPDVSPYEHMKLRMLNGTHSSLAYLGYLAGHETIAETMADPVFARFARSLWRNEIIPALTPPPGADLTAYAERLFGRYQNPGIRHRTWQIAMDGSQKLPQRLLSTLADNLAAGRDSPGLLLAVAAWMRYVGGVDEKGQPIDVRDPFATRLRAASDSQETPEGKVAALLAFHEIFPPDLARAIEPGLTSAYILLQQKGAGCAVEALL, from the coding sequence ATGGAGGCTGGCTTGCCCGCTGACCTGTTTCGGACTCGTCCCGCCCCAAGAACCGGGATCGTCCACCTTGGCTTGGGTGCCTTTTTTCGCGCGCATGGGGCGGTTTACGTTCAGGACGCGATGGCCAGATCGGGCGGGGACTGGGGCATCCTTGGCGTTTCGCTGAAGCGCCCGGATATCCGCGACGCCTTGGAGCCTCAGGATGGCCTTTACCACGCGCTTGAGCTTGGTCCCGAAGGCCAGACGGTGCAGACTGTCACCAGTGTCACGGGCGTCTTGGTTGCGCCCGAAGATCCCATCGCTGTCCTTGACGCAATGGCGGATCCGGCGGTCAGGATCGTTTCGCTGACGGTCACCGAAAAGGGCTATTGCCACGAGCCTGCCACCGGCAGGCTTAACCTCGATCACCCCGATATCGCCTACGATCTGACCCATGCTTTGCCACGGTCCGCCATCGGATTTCTTGTGCGCGCGCTTGACCTTCGCCGCGAACTTGGCATTCGGCCTTTCTCGGTGCTGACCTGTGACAATCTGCCGTCGAACGGTGCGCTCTTGCGCGGCCTTGCGCTGGACTTTGCCCGAAACATTGACCCTTCATTGGCAGAGTGGATCGAAACCGAATGTCGGTTTCCTTCGACCATGGTCGATCGCATCGTTCCTGCTACCACGCCGGACACCATCGCCACTGTCGCACGCCTGACCGGAAAGGCTGACGCCGCCCCAGTGCAGCATGAACCCTTTCGGCAGTGGGTGATCGAGGATGATTTTGTCGACAACCAACGCCCGGATCTTGCCGCTGTCGGCGTTGAGCTTGTGCCTGACGTAAGCCCCTATGAACACATGAAGCTGCGGATGCTGAACGGCACGCATTCGTCGCTGGCGTATCTTGGCTATCTTGCCGGTCACGAGACAATCGCCGAGACGATGGCCGATCCGGTCTTTGCCCGCTTTGCCCGCAGCCTTTGGCGGAACGAGATTATTCCGGCCCTTACCCCGCCACCGGGGGCTGACCTGACTGCCTATGCCGAACGTTTGTTCGGGCGGTACCAAAACCCCGGCATCCGCCACCGGACCTGGCAGATCGCGATGGATGGCAGCCAGAAACTGCCGCAGCGCCTTCTTTCGACCCTGGCCGACAACCTGGCGGCTGGCCGGGATAGCCCCGGCCTTCTTCTCGCTGTCGCGGCGTGGATGCGTTATGTCGGTGGCGTCGACGAGAAGGGCCAGCCAATCGACGTGCGCGACCCCTTTGCCACCCGGCTTCGCGCCGCTTCGGACAGCCAAGAGACGCCGGAAGGCAAGGTCGCGGCATTGCTGGCCTTTCACGAAATCTTCCCGCCCGATCTTGCCCGCGCGATAGAGCCGGGCCTGACGTCCGCCTACATCCTCTTGCAGCAAAAGGGCGCAGGCTGCGCCGTGGAGGCCCTGTTATGA
- the tolQ gene encoding protein TolQ → METETLAAAQEIDFSVLALFMKATLTNKLVLLTLLLMSFWSWSIIVQRILLFRRARTEAEEFDRAFWSGEPLDELYETIGPQPQGASERIFVAGMTEWRRSHRQDGKLIAGAQARIDRAMDVAIARENEALNKGLGFLATTGSTAPFIGLFGTVWGIKYSFEQIAISQNTNLAVVAPGIAEALLATAIGLVAAIPAVVAYNKLNSDSERILNGYESFADEFSTILSRQLDA, encoded by the coding sequence ATGGAAACGGAAACCCTTGCGGCGGCGCAGGAGATTGATTTCTCTGTGCTCGCGCTTTTCATGAAAGCGACACTCACCAACAAGCTGGTGCTTTTGACCCTGCTGCTGATGAGTTTCTGGTCCTGGTCCATCATCGTGCAGCGTATTCTTTTGTTTCGCCGCGCGCGGACCGAGGCCGAGGAATTCGACCGCGCCTTCTGGTCGGGCGAGCCGCTGGATGAGCTTTATGAAACGATCGGGCCGCAGCCGCAGGGCGCGAGCGAGCGCATCTTTGTGGCCGGCATGACGGAATGGCGGCGCAGCCACCGGCAGGATGGCAAGCTGATTGCCGGCGCGCAGGCGCGCATCGACCGGGCCATGGATGTGGCCATCGCGCGCGAGAATGAGGCGTTGAACAAGGGGCTTGGCTTTCTGGCCACCACCGGATCGACCGCGCCCTTCATCGGTCTGTTCGGGACGGTCTGGGGGATCAAGTACAGCTTTGAACAGATCGCCATCAGCCAGAACACCAACCTTGCCGTCGTGGCGCCCGGTATTGCCGAGGCGCTGCTGGCCACGGCCATCGGCCTTGTGGCGGCTATTCCGGCGGTGGTGGCCTATAACAAGCTCAACAGCGACAGTGAGCGTATCCTGAACGGGTATGAATCCTTTGCCGACGAGTTTTCCACCATCCTGTCGCGCCAGCTGGACGCCTGA
- the tolR gene encoding protein TolR, which produces MGAGVAKGGGGGGGRRGRRRRGGAPMADINVTPFIDVMLVLLIIFMVAAPMLTVGVPIELPETAANALPSEQEEPLAITMTADGRLMIQNTETAPEELITRLTAISAERTSDKIFLRADGSIPYARVAEVMGALSAGGFNNIGLVTDAGGPTLDGNGG; this is translated from the coding sequence ATGGGGGCCGGGGTTGCAAAAGGCGGCGGGGGCGGGGGCGGACGTCGGGGCCGGAGACGGCGCGGCGGTGCGCCGATGGCGGATATCAACGTCACGCCCTTTATCGACGTGATGCTGGTTCTGCTGATCATCTTCATGGTGGCGGCGCCGATGCTGACGGTGGGGGTGCCCATCGAACTGCCCGAGACGGCTGCGAATGCTCTGCCGTCTGAGCAGGAGGAACCGCTTGCGATCACAATGACCGCAGATGGCCGTCTGATGATCCAGAATACCGAGACCGCACCGGAGGAGCTTATCACCCGGCTGACGGCGATTTCGGCAGAGCGGACATCGGACAAGATATTCCTGCGGGCTGATGGGTCCATTCCCTATGCCCGCGTGGCCGAAGTGATGGGCGCGCTGAGTGCGGGTGGGTTCAACAATATCGGTCTGGTCACCGACGCGGGTGGCCCGACGCTTGATGGTAACGGCGGCTGA
- a CDS encoding glycine zipper domain-containing protein encodes MKHTILFAILALGTAACVPADQATLGGAATGALLGAAVSDSDDRVEGAIIGAAVGGVAGNLIGRANTPNDCVYQDANGRRYVARCP; translated from the coding sequence ATGAAACACACCATCCTGTTTGCGATCCTGGCGCTGGGCACAGCGGCCTGCGTTCCTGCGGACCAGGCGACTTTGGGCGGCGCGGCAACAGGCGCCTTGCTGGGCGCTGCGGTGTCAGATTCCGATGACCGCGTCGAAGGCGCAATCATCGGCGCTGCCGTCGGCGGCGTTGCTGGCAACCTGATCGGTCGCGCCAACACGCCGAACGACTGTGTCTATCAGGATGCCAACGGCCGCCGCTACGTGGCGCGCTGCCCGTAA